The following are from one region of the Bradyrhizobium septentrionale genome:
- a CDS encoding 2-keto-4-pentenoate hydratase, whose product MLDHNQIAAAAKVLHDHWHAGTKLGALDGAMRPRDRAEGYAVQAALEKTSREKLFGWKIAATSEAGQKHINVAGPLAGRILAETLIADGGTASMKGNAMRVGEPEYAFRMARDLVPRATPYSVQEVLDAVATLHPAIEIPDSRFADFVSAGEAQLIADNACAHLFVLGEATLADWRAIDLVEQRPTITLRGERYTGHGKNVLGDPLLALTWCANELRALGLTLRAGQVVTTGTCHPPLPIAAGDHFQADFGAIGKVSVKFA is encoded by the coding sequence ATGCTCGACCACAACCAAATCGCAGCCGCCGCAAAAGTCCTGCACGATCACTGGCACGCGGGAACAAAACTCGGCGCGCTCGACGGCGCCATGCGGCCGCGCGATCGCGCTGAGGGCTATGCAGTGCAGGCGGCGCTGGAGAAGACGTCGCGCGAAAAACTGTTCGGCTGGAAGATCGCGGCGACCAGCGAGGCCGGCCAGAAGCACATCAATGTCGCGGGACCGCTCGCCGGACGCATCCTCGCCGAGACGCTGATTGCAGATGGCGGCACCGCGTCGATGAAGGGCAACGCGATGCGCGTCGGAGAACCGGAATACGCCTTCCGCATGGCACGCGATCTCGTGCCGCGCGCGACGCCCTACAGCGTGCAGGAGGTGCTTGACGCCGTCGCCACGCTGCATCCGGCGATCGAGATTCCGGATTCACGCTTCGCCGATTTCGTCTCCGCCGGCGAAGCGCAGCTGATCGCCGACAACGCCTGCGCGCATCTGTTCGTGCTCGGAGAAGCAACGTTAGCAGACTGGCGCGCGATCGATCTGGTCGAGCAGCGTCCGACCATCACGCTGCGCGGCGAGCGCTACACCGGCCACGGCAAGAACGTGCTCGGTGATCCCCTGTTAGCACTCACTTGGTGCGCCAACGAGCTGCGCGCGCTCGGGCTGACCTTGCGGGCAGGGCAGGTCGTCACCACAGGCACCTGCCACCCGCCGCTGCCGATCGCGGCCGGCGATCATTTCCAGGCGGATTTCGGCGCGATCGGAAAAGTGTCGGTGAAGTTCGCGTAA
- a CDS encoding YggS family pyridoxal phosphate-dependent enzyme, which yields MTQSPTTPLSADSPHGLAAVEREIAHACKEARRDRASVTLIAVSKTFAADAILPIIGAGQRVFGENRVQEAKGKWPELIQVNPGLKLHLIGPLQSNKAKEAVALFDAIHSVDRTSICEALAKEIKNQQKHPDLFVQINTGEEPQKAGVAPQDADSFIAACRDKYGLPISGLMCIPPVDQAPAPHFALCAKIAARNGLKNLSMGMSADFAVAIQMGATHVRVGSAIFGTRTAVHA from the coding sequence ATGACGCAAAGCCCGACCACGCCGTTATCGGCCGATTCACCACACGGCCTCGCCGCCGTGGAGCGGGAGATCGCGCATGCCTGCAAGGAAGCACGGCGCGACCGCGCATCGGTGACGCTGATCGCGGTGTCGAAGACCTTCGCTGCCGACGCAATTTTGCCGATTATCGGCGCGGGACAGCGCGTATTTGGCGAAAATCGCGTGCAGGAGGCCAAGGGCAAGTGGCCGGAGTTAATCCAGGTTAATCCAGGATTGAAGCTGCATCTGATCGGGCCGCTGCAGTCGAACAAGGCCAAGGAGGCGGTCGCACTATTTGACGCGATCCATTCGGTGGATCGCACCAGCATTTGCGAAGCGTTAGCCAAGGAAATCAAAAATCAGCAGAAGCACCCGGACCTGTTCGTCCAGATCAATACCGGCGAGGAGCCGCAGAAGGCCGGCGTCGCGCCGCAGGACGCCGATAGCTTCATCGCGGCGTGCCGCGACAAATATGGCCTGCCGATCTCGGGGCTGATGTGCATCCCGCCGGTCGACCAGGCGCCGGCTCCGCACTTTGCCTTGTGCGCCAAGATCGCCGCGCGCAACGGGCTGAAGAATTTGTCGATGGGCATGAGTGCGGATTTTGCCGTGGCGATCCAGATGGGCGCCACCCATGTGCGGGTGGGCTCGGCGATCTTTGGGACACGGACGGCGGTGCACGCGTAG